In Acidobacteriota bacterium, a single window of DNA contains:
- a CDS encoding PadR family transcriptional regulator codes for MANRTIDLPQGTLDLLILKTLAPGPQHGWAVSDRIGQVSKEVLCVKQGSLYPALHRLERRGWIKATWGASKNNRRAKYYELTKSGRKQLEDEESAWRQLTTAVSQILETA; via the coding sequence ATGGCCAACCGAACCATCGATCTGCCGCAAGGAACTCTCGACCTGTTGATCCTCAAGACCCTGGCGCCGGGGCCCCAGCACGGCTGGGCCGTTTCCGACCGCATCGGGCAGGTTTCAAAAGAAGTTCTGTGCGTCAAGCAGGGATCTCTCTATCCGGCGCTTCACCGGCTGGAGCGCCGCGGGTGGATTAAAGCCACCTGGGGCGCATCTAAAAATAACAGGCGCGCCAAATACTACGAGCTCACCAAAAGCGGTAGGAAGCAGCTCGAGGATGAAGAAAGCGCCTGGCGGCAACTCACCACCGCCGTCAGCCAGATTCTTGAAACGGCGTAG
- a CDS encoding Do family serine endopeptidase, which yields MQLFKKQFFRNHLLGMGLAAVCLACLALTSVVCFSQRTRPRLVLAAGQAVDGPGINRLEQLNKAYEQIASAVLPAVVNIRTTQVVRASQSPFFSNPMWQQFFGNLPGFQGPEAPQRQSEHALGTGVIVSPDGYIVTNDHVVFWGKAKDIEVMLSDKRTFKATIVGSDKSSDVAVLKIDAGNLPVARWGNSSDLHVGDIVMAFGNPFGLNFTVTRGAVSAMGRSGVEQNNFDNYIQTDAAINPGNSGGPLVNVKGQVVGINTAILSGDTGPGGQGGFLGIGFAIPSNIVKHVMEDLVSTGKVSRGYLGAYVQSLNPAMAKEFNVPDTSGALVQNVEPGGPAKKAGIQNGDVVRKFNGQAVDGAGALTSMVTETNPGTTVTLDLLRNGKPLSVKVTLGERPAKISNASGNTQAPSGGVLSGVSVQNLTASLRNQLGVPGNVNGVVVSDVAQDSPAAGDLQQGDVIESINRQPVRNVEDFNRLAGGLKGQVLLRVNRQGVGMFLVISADGSQ from the coding sequence ATGCAACTTTTTAAAAAGCAGTTCTTTCGCAATCATCTTTTGGGAATGGGCCTGGCCGCCGTCTGCCTGGCGTGCCTGGCTCTGACTTCCGTGGTCTGTTTCAGCCAGCGGACGCGTCCCAGGCTGGTGCTTGCCGCGGGGCAGGCCGTGGACGGGCCCGGCATCAACCGGCTGGAACAACTGAACAAAGCCTATGAACAGATTGCCAGCGCGGTCCTGCCCGCGGTGGTGAATATTCGAACCACGCAGGTGGTCCGGGCAAGCCAGTCGCCCTTCTTTTCAAATCCCATGTGGCAGCAGTTCTTCGGCAACCTTCCGGGCTTTCAGGGCCCCGAAGCCCCGCAGCGGCAGAGCGAACACGCCCTGGGTACGGGCGTCATCGTTTCTCCAGATGGGTACATTGTGACGAACGACCACGTGGTCTTCTGGGGCAAAGCCAAAGACATTGAGGTAATGCTCTCAGACAAGAGAACATTCAAGGCCACGATCGTGGGGTCGGACAAATCAAGCGACGTTGCCGTGCTGAAGATTGACGCCGGCAACCTGCCCGTGGCCAGATGGGGAAATTCCAGCGACCTGCACGTGGGCGACATTGTGATGGCGTTTGGCAATCCCTTCGGCCTGAATTTTACGGTGACTCGCGGCGCCGTCAGCGCCATGGGCCGCTCCGGGGTCGAGCAGAACAATTTCGACAATTACATCCAGACCGACGCCGCCATCAACCCGGGAAATTCCGGCGGCCCGCTTGTGAACGTCAAGGGCCAGGTGGTGGGAATCAACACCGCAATCCTGAGCGGCGACACGGGTCCCGGAGGCCAGGGCGGCTTTCTGGGCATCGGCTTCGCCATTCCTTCGAATATCGTGAAGCACGTGATGGAAGACCTGGTGAGCACCGGAAAAGTCTCGAGAGGTTACCTGGGCGCTTATGTCCAGAGCCTGAACCCCGCGATGGCCAAAGAATTTAACGTCCCGGACACCTCCGGAGCGCTGGTGCAGAACGTGGAACCCGGCGGGCCGGCGAAGAAGGCCGGAATCCAGAACGGCGACGTGGTCCGCAAATTCAACGGGCAGGCCGTGGACGGCGCGGGCGCCCTGACCTCCATGGTGACGGAAACCAATCCCGGAACCACCGTGACGCTGGACCTGCTTCGCAACGGGAAACCCCTCAGCGTGAAAGTGACCCTGGGCGAGCGCCCGGCAAAAATCAGCAACGCTTCCGGAAACACTCAGGCGCCATCGGGCGGCGTTCTCTCCGGCGTGTCAGTTCAAAACCTGACGGCTTCCCTTCGCAATCAACTGGGCGTGCCCGGCAATGTGAACGGCGTCGTGGTTTCAGATGTGGCGCAGGATAGCCCCGCGGCCGGAGACCTGCAACAGGGCGACGTTATTGAGAGCATCAACCGGCAGCCCGTGCGCAACGTCGAGGACTTCAACCGCCTGGCAGGAGGCCTGAAGGGGCAAGTCCTTCTGCGCGTCAATCGCCAGGGAGTGGGGATGTTTCTCGTGATCTCTGCCGACGGCAGCCAGTGA